A genomic segment from Spinacia oleracea cultivar Varoflay chromosome 3, BTI_SOV_V1, whole genome shotgun sequence encodes:
- the LOC110794175 gene encoding uncharacterized protein → MSQKPMNVCQTCGSKGFSNLLIHCVQCQIIAAHRYCLDGPPIMDDDEINWSCEDCAPRMDEPAPAFRKSQRNYSRVDREALRRKSRKNRRYNLSMSKVEQSNCVGKGANKTANDASTLDEKKKVFVESKQGKLKKDRSASKMGGSEPAPLLRQNKKVLNSDDDVKKDSSGQKIKDLYSMCVDGEDLQKDLKKNSGPPLSKESNHSLERTCKVDEISLDSVAENCHKRVQSSSGTHSSILEDQQRIGNSQATNQPDGAEEKTSDNIEETKASSVSHQRGDKKSGYNICEYQTRKKKRKFVIAMEYSDSDEEPVVRTKHPQIIPDVGDVFIHMRDEPHVMTTGDHDLVQRRFMKSDDHSPIQSYANHTIGFDNRVISPHPYLMSDKQVPVQPIMNAVWRGCCTISDDDCSLSFKLEAHLSNKAHEKVSGAASALPNSLCFEIWQKDDAWPNSFEKSPPTSETIGLYFFPVDERDEKRYEILLDEMIEDEIVLKSRINNLELLVFCSLELPREDRRFRGKYFLWGVFKQKQEMPLTSRPPIMYHNKDLGIAGEGGAQRLLQL, encoded by the exons ATGTCTCAGAAACct ATGAATGTTTGCCAGACTTGTGGTAGCAAAGGATTCTCGAATCTTCTAATTCATTGTGTTCAATGCCAGATTATTGCAGCTCATCG GTATTGTTTAGACGGTCCTCCCATTATGGACGATGATGAGATTAATTGGTCCTGTGAAGACTGTGCTCCCAGAATGGACGAACCTGCTCCAGCATTTAGGAAGAGTCAACGTAACTATTCAAGAGTAGATCGAGAGGCGTTACGAAGAAAATCTCGAAAAAATCGGAGATACAATTTGAGTATGTCAAAAGTCGAACAATCAAATTGTGTGGGGAAAGGAGCTAATAAGACAGCAAACGACGCATCTACCTTGGATGAAAAGAAAAAGGTATTTGTTGAAAGTAAACAAGGAAAGTTGAAAAAAGATAGAAGTGCTTCTAAGATGGGAGGTTCTGAACCAGCTCCTCTGTTAAGGCAGAACAAAAAGGTTTTGAACTCTGATGATGATGTGAAGAAGGATAGTTCAGGACAAAAGATCAAGGACTTATACTCCATGTGTGTTGATGGTGAAGATCTACAGAAAGATCTTAAAAAGAATTCTGGTCCACCGCTATCTAAGGAATCGAATCACAGTTTGGAAAGAACTTGTAAAGTTGATGAGATAAGTTTAGATTCTGTCGCAGAAAACTGCCATAAACGTGTGCAGTCTTCCTCTGGAACTCATTCAAGTATCCTAGAGGATCAGCAAAGAATTGGGAATTCTCAAGCCACCAACCAGCCAGATGGTGCAGAAGAGAAAACTTCTGACAATATTGAGGAAACAAAAGCTTCGTCTGTTTCTCATCAAAGGGGTGATAAGAAATCAGGTTACAATATCTGTGAATATCAAACCCGTAAGAAGAAGAGGAAGTTTGTTATTGCTATGGAATATTCTGATTCCGATGAAGAACCAGTTGTTAGGACTAAGCATCCCCAGATTATACCTGATGTTGGAGATGTTTTCATCCATATGCGCGATGAGCCTCATGTGATGACAACAGGTGATCATGACCTTGTCCAACGGCGTTTCATGAAGTCAGATGATCACTCTCCTATTCAATCATACGCTAATCACACCATAGGTTTTGACAATCGTGTCATCTCTCCACATCCATACTTAATGTCTGATAAACAGGTCCCTGTCCAGCCAATAATGAATGCAGTATGGAG GGGATGTTGTACCATCAGTGATGATGATTGTTCTCTGTCTTTTAAACTCGAGGCTCATTTGTCAAACAAAGCTCATGAAAAAGTTTCCGGTGCTGCAAGCGCATTGCCAAACTCTCTTTGCTTTGAAATTTGGCAAAAGGATGATGCATGGCCTAATAGTTTTGAGAAGTCACCTCCCACGAGTGAAACAATTGGTCTTTATTTCTTTCCAGTGGATGAAAG AGATGAGAAGAGGTATGAGATTCTGCTTGACGAGATGATTGAGGATGAAATCGTGCTGAAATCTCGCATCAACAATTTGGAGCTTTTGGTTTTTTGTTCACTGGAACTACCTCGAGAAGATAGGA GATTTCGAGGCAAGTATTTTCTGTGGGGTGTCTTTaagcaaaagcaagaaatgCCCTTGACAAGCAGGCCGCCTATTATGTACCACAACAAGGATTTGGGCATTGCTGGAGAAGGAGGAGCTCAACGTCTCCTCCAACTGTAG
- the LOC110791376 gene encoding protein MKS1 — protein MNLPTGHPSPPMSARRENQIKIQGPRPSPLKINKDSHKIRKPPVAPKPPVPAPVPATGNQPVIIYSVSPKPIFVEASNFRSIVQHLTGRESTASESSVSGEVPVSPAARFASIERTSPSERDRRERRGDDVSEMMTMMMMGGGGEGGGERNDGFDVLDMSQFPGILSPAPANLPGISAGMFSPVAEGFGFGMNELLMSPFMSNISFLPSPSSLFFSNAPIVSPSPSSFGELFNFDS, from the coding sequence ATGAACCTACCAACGGGACACCCATCGCCGCCGATGTCGGCGAGGAGAGAGAATCAGATCAAGATCCAAGGACCAAGGCCCAGTCCGCTGAAAATCAATAAAGATTCTCACAAGATTAGAAAACCTCCGGTTGCGCCCAAACCCCCTGTTCCAGCCCCTGTACCGGCTACCGGGAACCAACCAGTCATTATTTACTCAGTTTCCCCAAAACCCATATTCGTAGAAGCGTCGAATTTTCGGTCAATCGTACAACATCTTACCGGAAGAGAGTCAACGGCTTCAGAATCAAGCGTTTCTGGGGAAGTGCCGGTATCTCCGGCGGCGAGATTTGCTTCGATAGAGAGAACGAGTCCAAGCGAGAGGGatagaagagagagaagaggAGATGATGTTAGCgagatgatgacgatgatgatgatgggagGAGGAGGTGAaggtggaggagagagaaatgatgGGTTTGATGTTTTAGATATGAGTCAATTTCCGGGGATATTATCACCGGCGCCGGCGAATTTGCCAGGTATATCGGCGGGAATGTTTTCTCCGGTGGCGGAGGGGTTTGGATTTGGGATGAATGAATTGTTAATGAGTCCATTTATGAGTAATATAAGCTTCTTGCCAAGTCCATCATCTCTGTTTTTCTCTAATGCTCCCATTGTTTCTCCCTCTCCTTCTTCCTTTGGTGAGCTATTCAACTTTGACTCTTGA
- the LOC130470024 gene encoding uncharacterized protein produces the protein MVRSWLLATMKPEIASILVCMQSTKRLWEEIVERHGQTNAPQLFALKKELSEFQQNNLSVGEYYCKLKELWDQIAELEEIPECACGAMAKCVCSVMKRMVEIESNNRLMKFLMSLNTGYDQMKTNFLGMDPLLPVNKVYNLVLQVEKQKQITGEISLGNEMSAMAANRQPQSLGPLLNFNKKEYKKMRIEKIEKDAKRCEHCGMKGHLREECFKLVGYPEWFKNNPKGKGSMRQAANVTKNSENYAADEPLSFVEHKTESSGEKLTTLLQEMLKAMGEKQNAGSSSQSNFAGPLH, from the exons ATGGTTAGGTCTTGGTTACTGGCCACCATGAAACCTGAAATTGCAAGCATTCTTGTGTGCATGCAGTCTACCAAGAGACTTTGGGAAGAAATAGTTGAGAGGCATGGACAGACAAATGCACCTCAACTGTTTGCTCTCAAGAAGGAACTTTCTGAGTTTCAACAGAACAATTTGTCAGTAGGTGAATACTACTGTAAGTTGAAGGAGCTTTGGGATCAGATTGCTGAGTTGGAAGAGATTCCTGAATGCGCATGTGGTGCAATGGCAAAATGTGTATGCAGTGTGATGAAAAGAATGGTGGAGATTGAGAGTAACAACAGGTTGATGAAATTTCTGATGAGTTTAAACACAGGATATGACCAAATGAAAACAAACTTCTTGGGGATGGACCCTTTGTTGCCAGTCAACAAAGTATACAACTTGGTGCTCCAAGTTGAGAAACAGAAGCAGATAACTGGTGAGATAAGCCTTGGAAATGAGATGAGTGCAATGGCTGCAAACAGACAACCCCAAAGCTTGGGACCTCTCCTGAATTTCAACAAGAAGGAGTACAAGAAGATGAGAATAGAGAAGAttgaaaaggatgccaaaaggTGTGAGCACTGTGGAATGAAAGGTCACTTGAGGGAGGAATGTTTCAAGCTTGTGGGATACCCAGAATGGTTTAAGAACAACCCCAAAGGAAAGGGAAGTATGAGGCAAGCAGCAAATGTCACAAAGAACTCAGAAAACTATGCTGCTGATGAACCACTGAGCTTTGTTGAACACAAGACTGAGAGCAGTGGTGAGAAACTCACAACTCTACTCCAAGAGATGCTGAAGGCCATGGGTGAGAAACAGAATGCAGGATCAAGCAGCCAAAGCAACTTTGCAG GGCCTCTCCACTGA